The following are from one region of the Desulfuromonas acetexigens genome:
- a CDS encoding cytochrome c3 family protein, whose amino-acid sequence MRKFITLDGRSRTLRSLRIGGFVALLILMTGVTVWARVGGACVNCHTMHNSQDGVSVVDTTLPALINTDCVGCHSSDAETIVDLGDGTRIPIVYTKTAPNLEQGTPTSMLAGGNFHWVGNGEDNKGHNVYGISARDATLSKAPGDGGYANEGLCQPCHSTLAVEGSGCEGCHMPAHHADDSDAVVTSQGGSYRFLGDVMTQVFGGYPPEKQDPALFKGVRGIEDPDWEQTVSSTKHNVYAGVDENYSAYPILAKETVGQMCAGCHSNFHHAMNSEQGDFSGVWIRHPSDVLIPNEGEYAAYTTYNPLAPAAKQTLTAGMETSDTVTPGSDIVTCISCHRPHGSPYPDMLRWDYDTCDAGTANDECGCYVCHTAKD is encoded by the coding sequence ATGAGGAAGTTCATCACATTGGATGGCCGGAGCCGCACGCTTCGGTCGCTGAGAATCGGCGGTTTTGTTGCACTGCTGATTCTCATGACGGGTGTGACCGTCTGGGCCCGGGTCGGTGGTGCCTGCGTCAACTGTCATACCATGCACAACAGTCAGGATGGCGTCAGTGTCGTCGATACGACCCTTCCCGCCCTGATCAACACCGATTGTGTCGGTTGCCATTCGAGCGATGCGGAAACCATCGTCGATCTCGGTGACGGCACCCGCATTCCCATCGTCTATACCAAGACCGCTCCCAACCTGGAACAGGGTACGCCGACGTCGATGCTGGCCGGTGGTAACTTCCATTGGGTCGGCAACGGCGAAGACAACAAGGGGCACAACGTTTACGGCATCTCCGCGCGGGATGCCACACTCAGTAAGGCCCCCGGGGATGGCGGTTATGCCAATGAGGGGCTCTGCCAACCCTGTCATTCGACCTTGGCTGTAGAGGGGAGCGGTTGCGAAGGCTGTCACATGCCGGCCCATCATGCCGATGACTCGGATGCGGTGGTGACATCCCAGGGCGGTTCCTACCGGTTTCTGGGCGACGTCATGACGCAGGTGTTCGGTGGTTACCCGCCGGAGAAACAAGACCCCGCGCTGTTCAAAGGGGTGAGGGGGATTGAAGACCCCGACTGGGAACAAACCGTTTCCTCAACCAAGCACAACGTCTATGCCGGGGTAGATGAAAATTATTCTGCCTATCCGATCCTGGCCAAGGAAACCGTCGGGCAGATGTGCGCCGGCTGTCACAGCAATTTCCACCACGCCATGAACAGCGAGCAGGGCGATTTCTCCGGTGTCTGGATCCGCCATCCTTCCGACGTGCTCATTCCCAACGAAGGGGAATACGCCGCCTACACCACCTACAATCCCCTGGCTCCCGCCGCCAAACAGACCCTGACGGCCGGTATGGAAACTTCCGACACAGTAACGCCGGGGAGCGATATCGTTACCTGTATCTCCTGCCACCGGCCCCACGGTTCGCCTTATCCGGACATGCTGCGCTGGGATTACGATACCTGCGATGCCGGAACGGCCAACGACGAATGCGGTTGTTACGTCTGCCACACCGCAAAGGACTAG